In Nostoc piscinale CENA21, the genomic stretch ACTTTAGCCGATTTTGTTGTACCCAATGAACAACCAAGTACACCCAATACACAAAATGACACCGCAAATACTCCAAAATCTACTGACAAGGCAAAAACTTGGTCAAATATGAAATTTAAAAAGAAACAGACCAAGGCTTAAACTTGCTGGTCATCATTAGCATCTCCTAAGTACAGCCTAATAAACTCATCTGCGGCGGCTGGATTAATTTTTCTGAGTGCATCACGAATTTCTAACAGCTTATCAGCAACGGGGTCTGTCATTTCATTAATCCAACGGTGAACGTTTGGCCGTCCTGTTCCCATAGTGACTGCTAACTTGTTCTGGCTGATGCTGTATGTTTCTAACACCTGTTTCAGTGCTTTACCTGCTTTTCCCATGCCTTTGATTGTGTCAAAGGCTTCTAACAGAGTAAATGTTCTGTATATGTAACAAACAAGGTAAAATCATCTTGTTACGTTTAAGTAACACAGCAACTTACCCATAAACAGGTAAATTTCAATGACTAAAAGCTTTCTAGCAGATACTTGTCAAACTACCACACGGCTTGCTTCCACCAACGACGCTACACAAACAACACCCGATAGAGAGTCTGTAAAAGTTGTAATTTATGGTTCTAAAAAAGGTGTAAATAACACAATTTTGACTTTATACAAACTGGGTTTCGCCCAAGTTAACGAGTGGAGTCCTTTATTACCTAGTTCTAACCCTGGCGAAGTTATGAGTATTTTAACAAGGTAGATTCTGTCTGACCAATTAAGTTAAAAAAGACGGGGCGAATAGAATTCGCGGCTACACAGACAAAACCCGCGCAGGCGGGTTTCCAAAAAGATGAGAGCAAATTTTACGCAGTTATATTTACATTACGTTTGGGCAACGTGGGATAGATTACCTCTTATTACACCTGATATTCAAAAGTTAGTGTATGCAGCAATTATCAAAGAATGTGAACAATTAAAATGTACTGTAATTGCCGTTGGCGGTATTGAAGACCACGTTCATCTATTAACAGGTTTTCCGGTGACTATCAGTGTGTCTGATTTAATTAAGCAGATTAAAGGTAGTTCTTCACACTTTATAAACAATGAAGTTACACCAGGAGGATTGTTCAAATGGCAGGGTAGTTATGCGGCTTTTACAGTTAGTCATGATGCGATTGATAATGTTGCTCACTATATCAGGAATCAAGCTGTTCATCATCAACAAAAATCTATTATTTCTGCATGGGAGTTAACCTTATCTGTCAATATAAAGGGCGATTAGAAATCGCGGCTATACAAACAAAATCCGCCTGCGCGGGTTAAGAAACATAAATTTTATCTTATCTTAGTCCGCGTAGGCGGACTTCGCCTGTGTAGCCGCGAATTCCATTCGCCCGGAATGATTAAAAATCCTATCTCGACAGATACCGATATTTTATCTATAAAGACAAATGATATTTTTGGAACTCGTATTACAAAATTTTGGCCCTTATTCTGGCAAACAAGTAATTAATCTTGACCCAAGAATTGAGGAAAATCCCCGCCCGATTCTTTTATTAGGTGGGATGAATGGCGGCGGAAAAACTACTCTTATGGATGCGATTCGGCTGGCATTATATGGACAACGCGCCCAATGTTCTACTCGCGGTAATTTAAGCTATGGTGATTTTTTAAATCAATGTGTTAATAGTAAAGCTACCCCATCCGAAAAGACTAGAATTGAGTTACTTTTTGAACATATTGAAGACGATAAACCAATCAGATATCGTATTGTACGCTATTGGGAAAAAAATCCTAAAGATGGTAAAGATACGTTAGGAATTTTAGGCGATAGTGATACCTGGCCAGAGTCTTTGGTAAATATTTGGGACGACTATATAGAAAATTTACTACCTTTAGGAATTTCTAATTTATTTTTATTTGATGGCGAACAAGTAAAAGAACTAGCAGAACAAGAAACACCACCACCAATTGTTGTGGAAGCTATTCGTGGGTTGTTAGGGCTAGAATTAGCAGATAAATTAGCAGTTGATTTAGATGTTTTAATCACCCGCAAGCGTAAAGAGATGGCTGATACTAAAGATTTAGCTAATCTCGAAGATATTGAAAAAAGGTTATTACAACAGCAAGAAGATTATCAAGTAACAGAACAAGAGTTAGCTAATTTAAAAAATCAAGTTGAAGCATTAGAAACTATCCAGCGAGAAGCTTTAGATAAATTTGTATCTGAGGGTGGTAAAATTGCCGCAGAACGCAGTCAGTTAGATGAGAAACAAAAGGAAAAAACTGCTGCATTAGAAGCAATTAGACAATCTTTATGTGAATTAGCTGCGGATATTTTGCCTTTAGCATTGATTCCTAATTTATTGAGTCAAGTACAAACGCAGGGTGCAAGTGAATTTCGCAATCAACAGGTGCAACTTGCGAGAGATGTTTTAATTGAACGAGATAAACGTTTAATTGAATGGCTAACTCAGTTAACTATTGCTGCTGACCAAGTTGATAAAATTCAAGCTTTTTTAGCTGAAGATGTAGATAGTTTATATGCAAGTTCACTTCAAACGGAAGCGCCTTGGTTATTAGCTGATGAGGAAAGCTTGAGTCAATTAGATAACGTGAGATATCATTTGCAAAATGCGCGTAATAATGCCAAACAGCATTTAGTTAATCTCAGAAGTCTGGAAGAAGAAATTATTACCTTAGAAAGACAAGTGCAGACAGCAGCAGAACCAGAAGCTTATAAAAAGCTGCGTGATGCTGTAGAAGTTTCACAAAAAGAAGTTGTACAAGCTAAAGCAAAGTATGAAACCACAAGGCAAAAATTAGCAGCGTTAACGGATGCAATTGAAATAACTAAGAAAGAATTAAACGATTATACTGACAAAATTATAAAACATAAAAATAGAGAACATATCATTACTTCTGCATCTAAAGTTCAAGAAACTCTGAAGGTTTTTCGAGAAAAATTAACACTGAGGAAGCTAAATAAATTAGAGGAAGAGGTTAAGAATTGTTTCCTCTATTTACTGCATAAATCTGATTTAGTATTTCGCATCGCTATTGATACTAAAACCTTTGCTTTATCGCTGTTCGATTTCGATAGTAAACCAGTCCCAAAACATCGCCTTTCGGCTGGAGAAAAACAGTTACTGGCGATCGCCTTTCTCTGGGGACTAGCCAAAGTCTCTGGCTTGCGCTTACCAGTAGCCATTGACACACCCTTGGGCAGACTCGACTCCTCCCACCGCCAAAACCTAGTAGAAAAATACTTCCCCGCCGCCAGTCATCAGGTAATTCTCCTTTCTACTGATACGGAAATTGGTAAAAAAGAAGTCGAAACCCTGCGGAAGAATGAAGCGATCGCTCGTGAATATCTCCTCAAATACGACTCATCCACCCGCCAAACCACAGTGATCGAAAATCAATATTTTTGGTAGGCGATTGGCTGCTTAATATTTACTTTACGAATCAGTTCTTAATAGGTAGAGGGACAAAGGGGAAAAGTGAAACAAGGGCATGATTTATACCTTGTCCACCTCCTCACTCTTGTCTATCCCCACTCCCCACGTCAAACTACTCAACTACCTCATTGACTGGGAACCGATCAATTAATTGCATCGCCCGGTAAGCATTGCGCTGCAAAACTTCTGGAAGATGGGGAACGTGGGGAATTTGAGATAATAAATCGAGAGTCCGGCGTAAAATTCGCACGACATCGCCTTCATCTAAGCTGGTGTGGTTACAAAGTTCTGTCCACTCCATACCTAATGCCCATTGTTCAACGATCGCAATTAACTCAAATTCTAACCAGATAGGTAGTGCGACGTTATATCGCCGTTGCAGTTGGAACATTTGACGGCGAATACCCCGTAGTTTGGCTAAAGCCTCGGTAACTTCTTCACTTAAGTCAAAGTTAACTCGACTATCGGGGCGGGGAGTTTCTGTCACCAAAGCTGCGACAGCTGCGGCTAAGTGCTGCGGGTCTAATTGATTAAATTCACCACTCGCAAACACTAAACCCAGCCATAATTCGTTTTCGCCCCGAATAGCGGCGGCCATTTGTCCTAATTCTGTGGGGACTAAGTTATCCAAACAGCCAAAGTGTTGCAAAATTTCAATTAAATTGAGAAATTCTTCCCAATGGCGTTGTGATTGTTGGGCGACTTGTCCTTGCAGTTGTTCAAGTTCGGCTTCGAGTTCCACATAACGCGCTCGGCGTTTAAAAATTGTCGAAGCATTACCAGACTGGCGCAGTGGATGATTTTCGATTTGTTCTTCAACGGCGGTAACGCGACTGAGTTGTTCTGCGACTTCTGGTGGTAAATTTAGAGTTTCATCGGGGTTGGGAATAAGTTTGGCGATCGCCGCTGTTTGTTCATTGCCACGATAAGATTTTCCTGGCTGAAAAACTAATTCCGGCGGTGGGAGTATATCTGCTGGTAAGTCCAGGCGGGGTAGTTCAGCATGTAAATTCATCACATCTTCCGTTGTGGCTACATACCAACGGTTATCCTGTCCCAAACAAACAAAATATGGCGCTTGTACCCCTGGACTTTTACCAACTAAAACTGCCATCACAGGTGCAGACACAGTGATGTTTTTGCCTTTGAGACTTAATAGTGTGCCAGAAACAGCAAAGCCCAACATCATGACTAATTCTTCTTGGCGATCATCTTGGGCTTGTTTTTGCAGAGTTTTTAATAACTGACGTTCGACTTTCAGACGTTGGCGTAATTTCTCATAAACAGCAATTTCATTTTCATCTACAGCCGCGATTTGTTCTTGGAGTTGAGCTAATTGGGCTTGCAGTTCAGCAATCTCATCGTATTCTGGTTTGAGGTGCAAGTTAGCTATATACTGCCCAAAACTGCGTTCTACTAGTTCTCTGGCTTGTTCTATGGTGTGAGTTTGCAGTAAGTTCAACACCATACCATAGCTTGGGGTAAATTGGCTGACCAGTGGATCTGGTTTTGATGTTGCCAGATACGCTGCTTCTTTCGCTCCTTCAAAGGGAGTTTGGACTGTCACCACATGACCTTGTTTATCCATACCGCGCCGACCAGCCCGACCAGCCATTTGCAGAAATTCTGAGGCATTTAACAAGCGGTGTCCAGTATCTGTACGTTTTGACAGGGTGGAGATCACTGTGGTGCGG encodes the following:
- a CDS encoding helix-turn-helix domain-containing protein, with the translated sequence MGKAGKALKQVLETYSISQNKLAVTMGTGRPNVHRWINEMTDPVADKLLEIRDALRKINPAAADEFIRLYLGDANDDQQV
- the tnpA gene encoding IS200/IS605 family transposase is translated as MRANFTQLYLHYVWATWDRLPLITPDIQKLVYAAIIKECEQLKCTVIAVGGIEDHVHLLTGFPVTISVSDLIKQIKGSSSHFINNEVTPGGLFKWQGSYAAFTVSHDAIDNVAHYIRNQAVHHQQKSIISAWELTLSVNIKGD
- the dndD gene encoding DNA sulfur modification protein DndD, encoding MIFLELVLQNFGPYSGKQVINLDPRIEENPRPILLLGGMNGGGKTTLMDAIRLALYGQRAQCSTRGNLSYGDFLNQCVNSKATPSEKTRIELLFEHIEDDKPIRYRIVRYWEKNPKDGKDTLGILGDSDTWPESLVNIWDDYIENLLPLGISNLFLFDGEQVKELAEQETPPPIVVEAIRGLLGLELADKLAVDLDVLITRKRKEMADTKDLANLEDIEKRLLQQQEDYQVTEQELANLKNQVEALETIQREALDKFVSEGGKIAAERSQLDEKQKEKTAALEAIRQSLCELAADILPLALIPNLLSQVQTQGASEFRNQQVQLARDVLIERDKRLIEWLTQLTIAADQVDKIQAFLAEDVDSLYASSLQTEAPWLLADEESLSQLDNVRYHLQNARNNAKQHLVNLRSLEEEIITLERQVQTAAEPEAYKKLRDAVEVSQKEVVQAKAKYETTRQKLAALTDAIEITKKELNDYTDKIIKHKNREHIITSASKVQETLKVFREKLTLRKLNKLEEEVKNCFLYLLHKSDLVFRIAIDTKTFALSLFDFDSKPVPKHRLSAGEKQLLAIAFLWGLAKVSGLRLPVAIDTPLGRLDSSHRQNLVEKYFPAASHQVILLSTDTEIGKKEVETLRKNEAIAREYLLKYDSSTRQTTVIENQYFW
- a CDS encoding DEAD/DEAH box helicase yields the protein MNYPAPSPEINLGSIFPFDLDQFQKDAIASLNAGRSVVVCAPTGSGKTLVGEYAIYRALARKKRVFYTTPLKALSNQKLRDFREKFGADLVGLLTGDASINRDAPILVMTTEIFRNMLYGTPIGQVGISLVDVEAVVLDECHYMNDRQRGTVWEESIIYCPREVQLAALSATVANSEQLTDWLNQVHGPTDLIYSDFRPVPLEFHFCNPKGLFPLLNDTHNKINPRLVKKHRKGQADKGKNGRPEAPGIIYTLSQLQQRDMLPAIYFIFSRRGCDKAVAEVGDLWLVNGQESQILREQIDDFLNRNPEAGRSGQIAPLYRGIAAHHAGILPAWKVLVEELFQQGLIKVVFATETLAAGINMPARTTVISTLSKRTDTGHRLLNASEFLQMAGRAGRRGMDKQGHVVTVQTPFEGAKEAAYLATSKPDPLVSQFTPSYGMVLNLLQTHTIEQARELVERSFGQYIANLHLKPEYDEIAELQAQLAQLQEQIAAVDENEIAVYEKLRQRLKVERQLLKTLQKQAQDDRQEELVMMLGFAVSGTLLSLKGKNITVSAPVMAVLVGKSPGVQAPYFVCLGQDNRWYVATTEDVMNLHAELPRLDLPADILPPPELVFQPGKSYRGNEQTAAIAKLIPNPDETLNLPPEVAEQLSRVTAVEEQIENHPLRQSGNASTIFKRRARYVELEAELEQLQGQVAQQSQRHWEEFLNLIEILQHFGCLDNLVPTELGQMAAAIRGENELWLGLVFASGEFNQLDPQHLAAAVAALVTETPRPDSRVNFDLSEEVTEALAKLRGIRRQMFQLQRRYNVALPIWLEFELIAIVEQWALGMEWTELCNHTSLDEGDVVRILRRTLDLLSQIPHVPHLPEVLQRNAYRAMQLIDRFPVNEVVE